TGGTCGCCACCGGTTGCAGTTCCGTCCGGACCTCAGGTTCCCAATCCGGTTCCACCCACATCCAAACAGCGCCTGGCAGCACGATGCAGAAGGACACGAGACCAACAAACCACGCGACAGGATCGATGAGATCGCGGGGATTCAACCCGTCGGGACGGTTGGGCAACAAGCCCCATGCCGTCAGATAGACAATCAGCACGATCACTAATGTCACCTGAAGAATCGTCCAGGAGCGTTCCACAGTCTTGAGACGCAGCATCTCGCGCCACTCAGATTTCCATGAAGAGCGATAAGTTCTCAGGAGATTGTTCGTCCGCAGCGACTCTTGTTCCGCTTCGTTAAGCTCATCCCAACTCCGGCCGAATTCATAGATCGCCCGATCGTCCGGATCTGTCACGAAACGGCCCGGGCGCGTCCAGTTAGACGTAAAGAAAAGGCTAAAGACCAAAACGTTGAAAAGGTTGATGCCCTTAGAGAAGCCACGATGCGTCTCCCCAAGTGTCATCAACCAGAAGAACATTAGAAACGACGACGCGAGAACGACCTGCCGCCGTCTCCAACGCCGCGAACGAAACTTCAACGCCTGCCTCAGAACAAAACCTGGTTTTGCCATAACTCTCCCGTCGCCAGATGCGAAAGAGTGCGATCAATGTTCAGGCACTATTCAACTATTCAACGATTGAACTATTCAACCCTTTTCCAAACAGCGCCCTCGGCCCCGCCATTAAAAACCGGTAAATAATCAGCGGAATATGCTGCAGGTCGGCTCCGAGCGAGTCAGCCTGGCCGTCCGTGAGGATCGCGCCCTGTTCCATCGCGAACCAGTTGAAGCCGGTCGACAGCGCGGCCAGCAAAAAACTGGCGACCAGGCTGCCGCGGATCTTCTGGGGCGAGACCCAGGTGTGCACTACATACTGCACGCCGACGAGCGCCGCGGGAATCGCCACCAGCATGATCAACGCCGTGGCCCAGAGTGGGCGGGCATCGCGCAGACGCTGAATGACGGAGCCAAGAAAACCGCCCAATCCAGCGGCAAATACAGCTTCGGTCAGCATGGCGCCGAGCGCCTGACCGGCGGCGGCGTGATGGTCAGAGATAAAGAAGATGGGTGCGCGCAACGCAGCACTGAAGAGGGCCGCCTTCCAGTTCCACTCGCGAAGGAGGTGCTGGCCGGGGTTGCGGAGAATATCCGCGATGGCGCCGTGAAGCGTCGTAGAGGGTGGCGCTGAAGATTCCGTGATCATGCAGGCTACACACAGCATAGACGGAGCACTGTTACGCTAGCTTGCATGAGGCAGCGCGTCGCCTATTTTCCGGACTCTTTTCATGAAGTCAATGGCGTCGCCCATACCAGTCGCAACTTCCAGGCCTTTGCCGAGCGCCACCAGCTCCCCTTCCTCTGCGTCCGCGCCGGATCGCGGGAGACTGTCTTTGAAGAGCACGGCAGCGTTCAGACGCTGGAGCTGCGGCGCAGCTTCGCCTCTGTTCCCATGGAGCGCGACCTGGCCTTCGATACCCTCTTCCTGCGCCACCTGCGCATGGTGCGCCTGCGGCTGGAGAGCTTCCGGCCGGACATCATCCATATCACCGGCCCCAGCGAGCAGGGTATCCTGGGCGCCATCTTCGCCTGGCGTATGGGGATTCCGCTAGCCGCAAGCTGGCACACCAACGTCCACGAGTACGCCGCCCGCCGCGCCGAATGGCTGACACGATTCTTCTCTCCTCGCGCCAAAGAGGCGACTGAACGTACGGTACAGGACGCAGCTTTGAACGCCACGGCCCGGTTCTATCGCCTGGCCAAGGTGCTCTTCGCTCCCAATGACGAGCTGTGCACACTGCTCACCAACGCCACCGGCAAACCCTGCCACCTGATGCAGCGCGGAGTCGAGACCAATACCTTCTCTCCGGCGTATCGCACCCGCCCACAGGACGACAAAGAGTTTGTCCTTGGCTTCGTCGGCAGGCTCTCCGTGGAGAAGAACGTCGCGCTGCTGCCCGTCATTCAGCGATCCCTCGAGTCACGCGGCATCACAAACTTCCGCTTCCTGGTCATCGGTCATGGCTCAGAAGATGCTTTGCTCAAAGCCGCCCTGCCCCGCGCCGAGTTCCCCGGCGTCCTGAAGGGAGCAGCACTTGCCACCGCCTACGCCAATATGGATGTCATGGTCTTCCCGTCGCA
This genomic window from Terriglobus albidus contains:
- a CDS encoding glycosyltransferase; the encoded protein is MRQRVAYFPDSFHEVNGVAHTSRNFQAFAERHQLPFLCVRAGSRETVFEEHGSVQTLELRRSFASVPMERDLAFDTLFLRHLRMVRLRLESFRPDIIHITGPSEQGILGAIFAWRMGIPLAASWHTNVHEYAARRAEWLTRFFSPRAKEATERTVQDAALNATARFYRLAKVLFAPNDELCTLLTNATGKPCHLMQRGVETNTFSPAYRTRPQDDKEFVLGFVGRLSVEKNVALLPVIQRSLESRGITNFRFLVIGHGSEDALLKAALPRAEFPGVLKGAALATAYANMDVMVFPSHTDTFGNVVLEALASGVPAVVTPDGGPKYIVRNDETGYIATDEGFPDAIERLLREPTTLARMRLAAREYALHCSWDAVFERVYDAYGKLKN